Proteins co-encoded in one Malus sylvestris chromosome 7, drMalSylv7.2, whole genome shotgun sequence genomic window:
- the LOC126629195 gene encoding E3 SUMO-protein ligase SIZ1-like codes for MDVVVECKRKLASFRVTDLKDVLTQLGRSKQGRKQDLIDRILAEVSDQQRFLPPSNALHPSKKKIIEKKGIAELIDKAYRKLPNAASADSASKEQSGSDTCSVKPKKEVKTFNDPDVKICCPCGSALPTGSTIQCVDPSCQVQQHIGCVIIPEKTGDCNVPVRPLFYCELCRLKRVDPFWVTLVDLLSPVKLVTSNIPIDGTNPTQRVEKTFPLSRANRDILKDNEYDVQAWCILLNDSVSFRMQWPQYADLQVNGMNVRTVNRPAHQLIGANGRDDGALIKLCIWEGINKISLSACDNRAFCFGVRLVQRRTVQQVRNLIPKEEDGELFEDALARVRRCIGGGPAVAAEDSDSDLEVISDSISVNLRCPMSGSRMKVAGRFKPCAHMGCFDLETFVELNQRSRKWQCPVCLKNYSVEDVIIDRYFNRITAMMRNCGEDITEINVKPDGSWSAKTKGEIGDLAQWHLPDGSPCGDSHLEPSRKLKLESGLNEDHRVMYNGVTEVRGHQHGPLEKVYEGCSHNVITMSSSDCSGHMDFSVNEDNEINSVPYNSDPTFSNMNGDSAEARNTDIIILSDSEEEDANFVSSGTPYNPLRVSGTDSVFQFFGNVSGSFIDDTLVPEDLNSSTQVMNSSMFHADAGLDLIENTLPFASEDPSLQNFLPTQPSALLEQSDSGHPPPESNGISGDDWISLRLGRVDESVPNSCPGPASTNEVQLSNECESDEATPLIKDRTDEVRSNKVKSRRFSDGPFSFPRQPRTLRQRVYLPVESNSE; via the exons ATGGATGTGGTGGTCGAGTGCAAG AGAAAATTGGCATCCTTTCGAGTCACAGACCTTAAGGATGTTCTGACTCAGCTGGGTAGATCTAAGCAAGGGCGGAAACAG GATCTGATTGATAGAATCCTAGCAGAAGTTTCAGATCAACAAA GGTTCTTACCACCATCCAATGCACTCCATccatcaaagaaaaaaatcattGAGAAGAAAGGAATAGCGGAACTGATTGATAAAGCTTACAG AAAATTGCCGAATGCAGCATCAGCTGATTCTGCTTCAAAGGAACAGAGTGGTTCAGACACCTGCAGTGTAAAACCTAAAAAGGAAGTTAAAACTTTTAATGATCCAGATGTGAAGATTTGCTGCCCCTGTGGAAGTGCATTGCCTACTGGGTCGACGATACAG TGTGTGGACCCAAGTTGTCAAGTGCAGCAACATATTGGTTGTGTTATTATCCCAGAGAAAACAGGGGATTGCAATGTACCAGTTCGGCCTCTTTTCTACTGTGAATTGTGTCGTCTCAAACGAGTAGATCC TTTTTGGGTGACTCTGGTAGATCTACTATCTCCGGTGAAACTAGTTACTTCAAATATTCCAATAGATGg TACAAATCCTACTCAGAGAGTAGAGAAGACATTTCCACTTTCTAGAGCCAATAGAGATATACTAAAGGATAATGAGTATGATGTTCAG gCATGGTGTATACTTCTTAATGATAGTGTTTCATTTAGAATGCAATGGCCACAGTATGCAGATTTACAGGTCAATG GTATGAATGTTAGGACAGTTAATAGACCTGCACATCAATTGATAGGTGCCAATGGTCGTGATGATGGAGCATTA ATCAAATTATGCATTTGGGAGGGAATCAATAAGATTTCACTATCAGCATGTGATAATCGTGCTTTCTGTTTCGGTGTCAGACTTGTACAGCGACGAACAGTTCAGCAG GTTCGCAACTTGATTCCTAAAGAAGAAGATGGTGAGCTTTTTGAAGATGCACTAGCACGAGTTCGTCGTTGCATTGGCGGTGGGCCTGCTGTTGCAGCTGAAGATAGTGATAGTGACCTGGAAGTAATTTCAGACTCAATATCAGTAAATCTCCGCTGCCCT ATGAGTGGTAGTCGAATGAAGGTAGCTGGCAGATTCAAACCTTGTGCCCACATGGGTTGCTTTGATCTTGAAACTTTTGTGGAGCTAAACCAACGCTCTAGGAAG TGGCAATGTCCTGTATGCCTGAAGAACTACTCTGTAGAGGATGTCATCATTGACCGTTATTTCAATCGCATTACAGCTATG ATGCGAAATTGTGGAGAAGACATAACAGAGATCAACGTAAAGCCAGATGGTTCTTGGAGTGCAAAGACCAAAGGCGAGATTGGTGATCTTGCGCAGTGGCATTTGCCTGATGGATCTCCATGCGGTGATAGTCATTTAGAACCCTCGAGGAAGTTGAAGCTGGAATCTGGTTTAAACGAAGATCATAGAGTTATGTATAATGGGGTTACTGAAGTTCGTGGGCATCAGCATGGCCCATTAGAGAAAGTATATGAAGGCTGCAGTCACAATGTAATAACAATGAGCAGCAGTGACTGCAGCGGGCACATGGATTTCTCTGTAAATGAGGACAATGAAATCAATTCTGTACCATATAATTCTGATCCAACGTTTTCAAATATGAATGGTGATTCTGCTGAAGCTAGGAATACTGACATCATCATTCTTAGTGACTCCGAAGAAGAAGATGCCAACTTTGTTTCTTCTGGAACCCCGTACAATCCATTGCGAGTAAGTGGAACAGATTCTGTGTTCCAATTCTTTGGTAATGTCTCTGGTTCTTTCATTGATGACACATTGGTTCCAGAGGATCTAAATTCGAGCACCCAAGTTATGAACTCTTCTATGTTCCATGCCGATGCTGGATTGGActtgattgaaaacaccttgcCCTTTGCTAGTGAGGACCCCTCACTGCAAAATTTTCTTCCAACTCAACCCTCGGCTTTGTTGGAACAGTCTGATTCTGGACATCCTCCTCCAGAATCGAATGGCATTAGTGGGGACGACTGGATCTCTCTTCGACTTGGCAGGGTCGATGAAAGTGTTCCCAATTCCTGCCCTGGACCTGCATCCACAAATGAAGTACAACTGAGTAATGAATGTGAATCAGATGAAG CTACTCCTTTAATTAAGGATAGAACTGATGAGGTTAGGTCTAACAAAGTAAAGTCGCGGAGATTTTCAGACGGACCTTTCTCCTTTCCTCGTCAGCCAAGGACTTTGAGACAACGAGTTTATCTACCAGTAGAATCCAACTCTGAATAG